The Anoplopoma fimbria isolate UVic2021 breed Golden Eagle Sablefish chromosome 10, Afim_UVic_2022, whole genome shotgun sequence sequence AtggatttctgttttttactttctacCTTGTAGTGTGAGAGTTCATTCTTGACCATATAAACAGTAATTTGACCTCAGTGGGGAGAGTTTTGCTCAGTTTTCACGATGATACATCAGTTTTTATCAAGTTGTCTTAAAcgggccctattatgctatttttttgggtgcatatttttatctcaagttagttacaacatgtttcctgtgttaatgctcataatccgccttgtttttctcatcctggttGTCCTGCAGtgcctcttctcaccctctctctgaaatgctccgttggagagtttgctcctccctccagaaagcaaagtctgccctgattggtcagctagcccgctcaaGCGccgtctctcttttgttgtttgagggccaaactagctggaaggagttttacgtcacttctgtaacattgtgacctcataatgttacggaagtgaaggagataattcaatcgggctgtttcaggcagctcaggagcttctgagggggagggtaactccttttagacgtggacttcaggttttacactctacggaccttttacatgtacaaaaatatatacaacacactaaagaagagggggggggagtggaaaagcataatagggccactttaatgtcTTAATACCAACAGCTTTAAAGTCGgccttgtgttttaaatgtggttTGCCTTAACTTGCGTTTGGCATGTACTCTGATAATGATGCATGCACTGGTGTTCTTGCTACTCCCCTGCATGTTTATATAATAAACGAAATGATGTATTGGGGAGGATGCATCATTGGTGTCACTACTGTTTATACTGTGGGGGAAATGAGACAATCTGCTGTTTTAAGATACAAAATAtctatcacaaaaaaaactttagttAAGCTTCtgctttatttcattaaattaagAAAACCCTGGTTGACCATTTTGCAGACAAATAAGGCTAAAGCTTTTCTGCAATAATCAGCTCGCATAACAACAGATGAGTCAGATATTGTTCCGAGGGCTGCTGGTGGCTTCATTTCctttgttaaattgtttattgGTCTATttgttaatgcaaaaaaaagctaTGTTAGTACAAGATCGGCCTCATCTTCTCTACGCCCCAACACACGCAACCTagtcaataaaatacaaaaagccCTTCAGAGAGCCATAAACATGAGGGATAAGAAGGTGAGCACTTTTCTCCTCTCGAGTCCTGACCCAGGTCTagtatgcattaaaaaaaaaaaaaataaaaatctatagCTGAAATTGCTGCGCTACGGTGAAATCCCACTGCAAGTAGTCTATTCAGCAATCCAGGCTCGAGCTTCATGTTTGATCCAAACAGAGCGTAGGTTTTGCGGAGGAAGCGCTTTCCTTTCTTGCGTTTTCCGAAGAAATGTGGCAGGAGACAAGCGGTGACAGCACCTGACAGTCTCCTGGAAATACAttgtgcagtttaaaaaaaaaagcctctttatACCTGCCTATAAAAGAGGGAatgtgtctcacacacacacacacacacactggctgacACAGCATACCATTAGTGTGGCAAATCAAAAGAAGAGCATCTTTAACTCCCTTACACTGAGCCACTGTGGCATACAGGCCTTTCTCCGTAGCAACAGGCTGACCCTGTTTCTATGGTTATGGTGGCCCTTCTGCAATTCTTCCAGGACAACGAtggcaagaagaaaaaaaaaaaaaaaaaaaaaaaaaggcacatgaGTGTGTGGGTGCAGCTCAGACTTCAGCAGGTGGTTCACTTTACCCccacaaacaaagacaaggaAGATACTAGCAGTTAATGAATGTGAGTATGGGTTCCTGCACCTACAGTACACTTCACCTCTCCTCGCTGTGATATGCTGAGTTAAGGTGATGTTGCAAGCTCTACAAAGACAATTCAGCTTTTAAGCTGAAACCGATTAGCGAGCACCGCCAGGTGGATGACTTTTCTTCCCCCCACCCGAAAAGAGTGCCAAGTTAAGATGCAGCCTGCAGGTGTATCCGCCTCAACAGCTTTCAGCTCTGAAAACCTCCTGAAAGACAGCTTGAAAGGGGGAGATGTCAGTTTGTGCGGGATTTCTGGGTTTTAAAACCTCTGAGCTGAATGAATAAAGCTGATAAATGATGTGGACTGTGATTTGATTTCCAACTTGTTCCTCCGCTGCCTCAGCCCAAGCTCTGCTCAGTCCCCTTCATTCTCGGGAGCTGTGACTGCCCGCGGTTGCTATGCAACAATCGGGAGTAACGAGAATGATCATTGAATAAGTCATTAACTTAAGGCAATAGTTCAGGAGAGGCGTTGCGGGTGCGGAGGCATGATCTTACTCCTAATTCATCAAGCCAACACAACGGAGTATGCAAGATTGTGCGATGGAGGTTTCCTGTGCGGGGCAGGTTCTCTGTCACTCAGCGTGATGAGTGGTTATGACAGCTGATAAGTGGGCCGCCAGACACTGATGCACTGCCTCGAAAGGCTTTTCTTGCTTCCTGGTCCCCGGTGTCCACAGCCACACCCCAGCTCTTGACCCAGAGTGACCCCTTCAGCAATCCAATTCTATTTCCTGCTGCCAGCTGCCCTGAATGATTACTCTGACTAACTCCATTCATGGAAGGGGGGGGCAGGAGCCGGCggctatgagtgtgtgtgtgtgtgtgtgtgtgtgtgtgtgtgtgtgtgtgtgtgtgtgtgtgtcagcagagagtgtttgagtgtgtgtccgTACATCGGGGggggtggtttttttttttttttttttttttttttttttttttttgcaagagaCCAAGCAATTCACAGTATGTTCGTGTGCGTGGGATTCTGTTCGGTGCTTtggcagtttgtttgtgtgtgtgtgtgtgtgtgtgtgtgtgtgtgtgatgttctTTATTACAAGTTTGATTTTGTGTCTAGGAGAGTCCCCTGGCAAAACACAGACACCAATTAAAGCTGCTGCAGTGTCCCAGCCCCTTTACATCACTAATAATGTGCCTGTGGAAGAAACGAGCCTCTCTTACCCTTCTCATCCACACCTcggctggttttttttttgttcctcaaTGAGCTTCAAACAACAAGGCCTCACATGAACACACCGCTATCTGCCAAAGTCAGACTCAGACTGTGTAGAGAGGCCTGCATTTGTGCTTTGAACTTAACAATACAagaaataatctgaatctgatAACAGCTGTTGAATTGTTTGATTGCGTAACCATGGAAACACCACTGAGCagaccacacaacacacaatcCTACCGGTTGCTCAGCCTAATTAACAATGTGTGTTCCCAAAGTGGAGATTTACACACCATTTAATTAAAGTAAGATTTACCACACAAGCTATTTCTTACTTAATTGTGACtaattatttacaaatactAACTgccaaatataataatatgatgtTAATATATAACCTCTCTAAATTGAAGAGAGAAAGTGAACATGGTTTGACAAATCTGATCGAACATTGATTTTCTTCTACTCCTGAAACTGTTCTTCTCTGAAGTTATGTCAGCCATAGCTGACTAACTTCCTGCTCACACTGTTTCCTGgcaacagaaaacacataacTTAAGTCTCTACTCACCAGGACATGGTGTAACCAATTTGGTAAATTACTAGTTTGAAATTGTGAATGCTGAGACCTTAGAAAGGACCTAACACAAATTTGTTGATGGATTTGAGAATAGCTGGTGCAACAAAGCAGGTTagccaaatattttttaaaggaacaatgtgtagcatttaggggggatctattggcagaaatggaatataaattATTAAGTAAGTTtcctttagtgtataatcaccttaaATTAAGAGTTGTTGTGTTCTtattaccttagaatgagccgtttatatctacatacggAGCGGGTCCTCTTCGCAAAGCTGGCAGCCATGTtgctacagtagcccagaacggacaaaccaaacaatcaccAAAAGTTGGTTGCAATCTAAAACGCCCCGCTAGATGACTCCAAATCCTAGGCACCTTGATGTTTTCAACTACTAATATTTTGGAAGGTAGGAtggtcttttttcattttagccATTTTTGTTGGTTATTTAGGCACAAATATGAAATCCTtttgatttgaatttttttttttaaggtaagTTATTTTTGAACTTGAAAACAGTAGTTGACCAAAACAATCAGTAAAAAACCACAGTAATGTAAGATTAAATGTAGACTAAACTGCAACTTCCACTTAATTGTGTTGAGATTGATTTACTAAGTTTTCAGTTGCTTTTATGGAAAAAATAGACCTTTAAGCTCTCCATGTTGTTAAAaggtcattattttatttccaggGCCATTGCGTTTGCTCTAATTCCAAGAACACATACAATGTGAAGTCAGAATTAGACATTTCAGCATGGTTACACACAAATCTCCAATCATCTAACTCCTCAGCAGTAAATGTCAAGTGTTATGTTGTCAATTCTGTAACATTTTCTCTCTAGATTGAACCATTTTTGCTTTAACAAGAGCTGGGAGGACTGGTATCCCCACAGACAGAAGCCTCAATAGACCAGAGTGCcctgcatgttgtgttttttcactctctttcctGCTCTTACAATGCTAAATCACGCTCTCCAATCCCACATACTTAATGCAACAGGCTCGCGAGCCGATCTCTCCGATGACTGTTGAAAAAATCCAATCTGTCAAATGTTAGACTTCACCAACTGAAGCGGATGAGTCAGGTTGATGAGAAGAGACTTCAGCACAAAAAATAACACCAGGAGAGACCGGACACCCGCCATGTAAACTATtccatgacatttaaaacaaggACAGGTTAGGAATCAAAATCAACTTAATATTTCATCAGGAGGTTGGCTGATTCCGCCTATTTAATTACACTGATGAGGCCGGAGCGAGCAAAGGTCGTGTGGAGGATAATGTGATCCTGCTGGCCGTAAGCACTTCTGATTACAGAGGCTGCATGGCAGAGCTTTCTGCACACCGTAAGCAGGGCGACACGATTGTTCATTCATAGCATTTTCTATCAGATCACTTCCTACTTCCTGCAACGTTCAGGAACAGTATTGCAGCTGGAGCAATTTGGGTTTTTCCAATAAGCGATTTAAGCGAGCTTGATTGTGGCAGTTGTTAAAAAGGCTCtcggattctttttttttttttttactaattcaCAGTGCTCCCACGAGCAATTAAGTACAACACCAATTACCAGGAGAGCTTTTCCCCCAGgggttctctctctgtctctctctgcgtTTGCTTTTGAACATCTGCAGTGAAAACCCCCCTGAGTGTTTCCGGCGTGAGCTGAGCTTTCCCGACATCGGTGCTCAACCACAAAATCTAATTACACCTCCTGTGGTATCACTATTTGCGTTTCAACGAGCAAACACAAGCATCGCTCTTCGGCACCTCACAATCACATTACACAGAATTTCTTTCAACGCAGAGTAATCAtgcaagtgttttgtttttttctgttaaccACATCTGCACTGTTTCTGTCATGGTGGGAAATGAAGACGGCAGCAGTGACACCGCTCCTGGTTCAGGTTTGTGTTCCCCCTCGCAGCTACACACAGGCCTTCCATCACACGAGTCAGCACTGCCGTGTGGACTGTGGATCCGCTGAAACAGGCAGCATCATTAGAGGCAGTGATGCAGGGTAAAGAACATGAGGGTCAGAGATCAGCGTAAGGCAAACCACCATCCAACAacgtaaagaaaaaagatatttcagGGGAGGACATTTCATATATTaccttttataaaataaaaacaatgtacagGTGTATATGTGCAAGTCTTAATACAATACCCACATGAACTAAATTAGTTGGTGACTGTAATTGCTCCTCTTGTCCATGCTGGCTGTGAAGGAGGTTACTCCAATGTTAGTGATAggggacaaaatccacagtcctctttctgtaataatccattcttttatttatcagtttataTGAGACTTTGGTTGGTCAAATCAAGTCGGTATCTTTCAAATTGAGTCTTTATAGCACAAAATCCCCTCGTTTGCTTTCTCCCAGACAGTGCTATGACTAAGGCAACAGATTAAACTGATTTTAGCCCAGCATGAAGATTTGATTTACTAAGTTTTCAGTTGCTTTAATagagaaaatagattttcaaGCTACTCCATGTtgttaaaaagtcattattttatttccaggGCTGTTGCGTTGGCTCTAATTCCCAAAAACATGGACAATGTGATGTCAAAATTAGACATTTCAGCATGGTTACAGACACATCTCCAATCATCTAACTCCTCAGCAGTAAATGTCAAGTGTTGTGTTGTCAATCACGTAACATTTTCTCTCTAGACCGAtccatttttttgattttacaaGAGCTGGGAGGACTGGTATCCCCACAGACAGTtgccagtaaaaaaaagacaccgCCGTGATAACTTTGCAGAGTTTTGTAAGCCTGTATCAGAGTATTATTCCTGGATTGTATTTCATTGTCTCACTGGTACCTGAAGCAACATGCCCCCACCaatgaaattatattataaCTGGATCTGTTCAAGGCCAGTATGGACAGAGGGAACAATTGCAGCAAACAGAAACTCTGCAAGTGTTCATAGGGGCATGTGAGTATTGTATTCAGACAGACTTCAAAAAATGAAcatatgcattaaaaaaatgtccatatATCATCCAAAACAGTCTCAGctgttagaaataaaaaaggcattacACCCCCACTGCATCCCCGATCATAAGACAGCACTAGTAGGATTTCCTAGGCACTAGGAGTCTTGTCCTTTAATTCAGCTGAGCACTTCTAAATCCTCATCAGCCGCTGACAAATGTGAGCAGGATCCCCGAGTCGGGCTGGAGCCGGCTCTCAGATTGATCGACCCGTACAACTTGGCTGCGTGTTTGGAATAAGCGAAAgccttcctcctcatcatctcccCTTTCCACATGGAGATCATGAGCAGGGTGGAGAGCAGCACGCCCCCGAGGGTGAGCAGGCACAGTCCCGCTATGACGCACCGGTCCAGATGGGCCCCCACGCCGGCTTTCTCCCGCTCCAGCCGCTCCATCTCCCGGGCGGACACGCTGTCCGGGTCCACCCGCACGTCCCTGGGGACCGCGTACGATATGGCGACCAAAGAGATGCCGGTCACCAGGCATGTCACGGCGATGATGAAGCCGTAATCGACTGACTTCCCCGAGCCTTCGGAGGACAGGTCGTCGTCGGACAGCAAGTAAAGTTCCGGgatgtcctcctcttcctcctccacctcctcctcctcctcctcgcacAGTTCACTTGAGGAGCTCCGACTCAGTCTGCATGTTTGTAGACTTGTCCCTATCAGCTGGACATCATCATCCTCATGATATTCACCACCTCGGTGTGTGCAGGTGAAAGATGTTTCCGTTTCCTCCTCCGGCCGTGGTGCTGAACCCTCTCCTCCGCCGGGATGAGAAGACTTACCGCCGCCGATCTGTCCGACACTCCGCTTATTTACAACCAGGGAGGTGTCCGTCGGATCGGGTTGGTCAAAGTAAAACAGTTCGAGATCAGCCATTTGAGCATGAGGCTGGGTTTCCCGTTTTGCCAAGCCCATGCGTCCGTCTCTGTCAGCAGAACacgcagggggaaaaaaaagaagatatttaaGATGTTTAAACTCCCCGAAATTACTTTATTTCGTCCGCATGCCTTGTCGCTGCAGGCCACTCCACATCTGCACTTTTAAGTATTTGCGGAAGAGAAACGTGCACGCATCTTGCTCCCGGGTTTCAAAGTACAGCTAAGCAAGTCTTAAATTAATTCCCATGAGAATATTCAACGCCATTTCACACTTTGCCTTTCGTGCGAGCTCTCAAATCGCCGCTCCAGAACATTTAGCGACGTGCTAATGAATCTAATGCCACCTAATGTGTTTCAATCAGCGGTTATtaagcagcaaaaacaacaaatgcgGTTTGCCGAGTACCTCTCTCCCGGTCTGTGGCTGCTCGCATCCCCGGCTGCTTCTGCTCCCCGGTCAATTAGAGGGAAAAGGTTTGGCAGACCCCTCCCACGGACTGGGCTCCGGCAGACCGCCTTATAATGCCTATTACCGAGACAACTCTCCCGGCACATGCACACTAACCAGATGACAGTCTGCCTCTCACAGTGGAGATATTTCCCATTACTgtacccatccacctccccacAAGACACTACAATTGGGTTATGAGCAGTAACTTGTGGCTTGATTTATAGTTAACAGAATATTTTATAGATCAGCTAAGAAGAGCAAccttttgggttgccaggttgtggaAATCATCCATGCTGGGGAGTCGGTGAAGTCAAGCTTTTCTTCTCACTTTTTAATTGATAGCAAGACTGCAGTTAAGTGCAAATAAGTTATAATGGAATTTAACCATTAATTCTGCCTCTACGGATCACGAGTTGATTGCTTTCTAATGAGCCACCAGCAAAAATGAATCTGCAATCAGACTGTGGGACTAATGATCTACAGCCATACAAGTCCGTGGGGCTGTAGAGGCACCCcagcactttgagctaaatTCTAAGgtaaacatgctaacatgctcacaatgacaatgctaagaGGTGCAATGTTTACCACAATCACCATCTTCATTTAAAGTGGTAGAATGCCAACATTTGCTTATTAGAGCTAAATGCAATTGACAGCTGAGACCGACGGGAAAGTCCTTGGTTTTGCAGGTGTTTGGTCATAAACTGAAATTTAATGAAAAGTAAAGGAAAGGAATCGGCAAAGTAATTCCGGCTCATCCTAggagaacatgaatgtttgtccCACATTCCGTGACAATCTATTCAATGGATACgcaacatttcactcaaaatcacaaatgtcaaCTATATGACGTCTCTAGAGggaaagtcagaggatcagcaAAGCCATTATGATCCATCATCTGTGGACCGTGAATGTCTGTTCTAAGTAACGAAAATGCATCCAATAATTTGGGGATGTTTACTGGCAGAACCAAGGTGGTGGGCCGTTTGGCTGGCATCCATATAGCCATGCAGCTAAAGAGTCTAAGGGGCTTTTATAATACATTGTCTTGTCTGCAGTTGGAAATGTcaataaatagttaataaatAGATTTTAGTCAAGATTCCCTGCAGCTCTTCTccagaaggtcagaggtcaaaggtccaTTGGATGGGACAAACTAATGAATGATGAGCTAAATCAAGGGTTCTGCCGGAGGAGGAAAAACACTAGGcagaaagatttttttataaaatacggAAGTCATGGTCCCTCTCAATGCTTCCACCCCTACCCATACCCTTCTATTTTTCAAGTCACTTGGTTTTTTGATGGTTTAATATAAGATGAGAATTCAATCTCAAATTCTAGTGAGaacatagactgtttataagaagtcgTAGTCACCCTGAcgacacccattggtttgtggactgacggttttgaagcctcgagtttggcatttttgccggggccatcttggtttttggccatcgccatcttggtatTTTGCAACCAAAAATGATCCAAAGGGTGGAGGTAGTACAACCAAAAGCAAAATAAGACATTgttaggcgaccaaaatgttacaatcatttttttaatgaacctAAATCGTACTGTGAAgcggttaaagttctaagacaaaaacaaaggcaaCTCCCTGAGCGGCTTACAATCACAAGGTATCCCACCCTAAagaataccctgctttatggtctattttactccaaactggaccatcatttactgaatgaacatcatgctcaagtcttgaaactagagattgagaccataaactcatgtttacaatgtttactgaggtaataaatcaagtgagaagtagggtcattttctcatagacttcaatacaatcagatgtatttttgcaaccagatgagtcgccccctgatggctacgagagagaaagatggtttaagacactttcgcATTGGCCTCACATTTAAAACCGGAGGTTGTCGCATGGGTGAGAAATACTGAACTTTTCTTTCTTAAGTTATCAAAAACACTGGAGATGGGCAACAGCTATCTTTCTCCGTTTagttaacatgttatatctaaTTTGTGTAATTGGTACAAAAACTGGTGATGGTAGGCggattttattacttttgaacAGAGCCAAACTCactatttccttctttttttttatgctaaccTAAGCTAACCGactgctggctccagcttctaatgaacaaacagaaacaagagcTACTAGTTTGCTAATACCCCCCCACCCAatttaaccagaaaaaaaagctactgTATCCTCAGTGGAATCTGTTTGCTCTCAACAGCACTTCAGCAAGACGGGATCCTGTATTAGAAGAACAGTCTCATTAATCACTGGAGCAGCCCTCCTTCATGGGAACACATTTAACATCATTATCAGTATTATACGCATTCAAACAATATCATTGCGACAACGAAACTGAAACTGAGTCCAGAAATAGGGATTCTCCTCCTTTGAAAATGAGTGTTTGCTTTCCAGACTGGCCCATTTTTCCGAGGAGCGCCGTGCAGCCGGAAGAAAACTCTACTTTGATATTCAATCAAAACCATGTCAAATCCGATACAGTCAGCGCTGAGTGAAAAGCTCATAAATCCAAACTGGCAGCTTTTCAGGAACTAATAAACACATCAGCTTCCCCGAAACCATCATCttgtattta is a genomic window containing:
- the LOC129097669 gene encoding transmembrane protein 74, whose protein sequence is MCRESCLGNRHYKAVCRSPVRGRGLPNLFPLIDRGAEAAGDASSHRPGERDGRMGLAKRETQPHAQMADLELFYFDQPDPTDTSLVVNKRSVGQIGGGKSSHPGGGEGSAPRPEEETETSFTCTHRGGEYHEDDDVQLIGTSLQTCRLSRSSSSELCEEEEEEVEEEEEDIPELYLLSDDDLSSEGSGKSVDYGFIIAVTCLVTGISLVAISYAVPRDVRVDPDSVSAREMERLEREKAGVGAHLDRCVIAGLCLLTLGGVLLSTLLMISMWKGEMMRRKAFAYSKHAAKLYGSINLRAGSSPTRGSCSHLSAADEDLEVLS